A region from the Muribaculum gordoncarteri genome encodes:
- a CDS encoding sensor histidine kinase: MERRIKIIYIITIVSIIAFLSMQAYWLNSRYEYSITEYCAAVNEKIMTAIKAYRNYQSENKNIPPGDYRYNTRYSLSYNRDINKYDSPNSKIAHITTYVFDAHKLLSIPRNRQLTKEQEEEANNIALNKIKDLDYTDCTFEVNNAPKESDIWDAMRDFELEVYSPFTAEGLDSVLQREDITAHITVATLDTMLWQNKLEQQKSFTSPHIRITSPFSTLEKKVVIIDYDIPVSNVIKIMMDTLILSTIISLLLILCLIWQISTIFKQNRLDKMRNDFVSTMIHELKRPIATLKMCVSGLNNQRMLENSETRNEILSDSRDALDSLSAYFTKLRDITFNKVEQIPLNATRFSLRDMLEDVIAKTHLPSYKSVDIKIIPDDDVTIKADFIHLSNIMSNLIENSIKYSSDNVEIDIDYRIADNIATISVTDNGFGISAKDISRIFDKYYRVTSHNDVPGMGLGLTYIKMLVEAHNGTINVSSKPGQGSTFTITIPQA, encoded by the coding sequence ATGGAACGACGCATCAAAATAATATACATCATCACGATAGTATCAATCATCGCATTTCTGAGTATGCAAGCCTACTGGCTGAACTCACGCTACGAGTACTCCATAACGGAGTATTGTGCAGCCGTTAACGAAAAAATAATGACTGCGATAAAAGCATACCGAAATTACCAAAGTGAAAACAAGAACATCCCACCCGGTGACTATAGATATAATACAAGATACTCTCTGTCATACAACCGAGATATAAACAAATACGACTCTCCAAATAGCAAAATAGCCCACATAACCACCTACGTTTTTGATGCCCACAAGCTGCTTTCGATTCCACGTAACCGACAATTGACCAAAGAGCAAGAAGAGGAGGCCAACAATATCGCATTAAATAAAATCAAAGATCTTGATTATACCGATTGCACATTCGAGGTTAATAACGCACCGAAAGAGTCGGATATATGGGATGCCATGAGGGACTTTGAGCTTGAAGTATATTCGCCTTTCACGGCCGAGGGACTGGACTCGGTGCTGCAACGGGAGGATATAACGGCCCACATAACGGTTGCCACTCTCGACACGATGCTGTGGCAAAATAAGCTTGAACAACAAAAGTCATTCACATCGCCTCACATCAGGATAACGAGCCCCTTCAGCACCCTTGAAAAGAAGGTTGTGATAATTGACTACGACATTCCCGTGTCCAATGTAATAAAAATAATGATGGACACGTTGATTCTCAGCACCATCATATCGCTGCTGCTAATATTGTGTCTTATCTGGCAAATATCCACAATATTCAAGCAAAACCGCCTCGACAAGATGCGCAACGACTTCGTAAGCACGATGATTCACGAGCTGAAACGCCCCATAGCCACCTTGAAGATGTGTGTTTCGGGACTCAACAACCAACGCATGCTGGAAAACAGTGAAACACGCAATGAAATCCTCTCCGACAGCCGTGACGCACTCGACAGCCTGTCGGCCTATTTCACAAAACTGCGTGACATAACATTCAACAAAGTGGAGCAGATTCCGCTGAACGCAACCAGGTTCAGCCTGCGTGACATGCTTGAAGATGTAATTGCCAAGACCCACCTGCCGTCATATAAGTCGGTCGACATAAAAATCATTCCCGATGACGATGTGACGATAAAGGCCGACTTCATACACCTGTCAAACATCATGAGCAACCTTATCGAAAATTCCATAAAATATTCATCTGACAACGTGGAGATAGACATCGACTACCGCATTGCCGACAACATTGCGACAATATCAGTTACCGACAACGGATTCGGAATATCGGCCAAGGATATATCCCGCATATTCGACAAATATTACCGCGTGACATCACATAACGATGTACCCGGCATGGGACTCGGCCTTACCTACATAAAGATGCTCGTAGAGGCACATAACGGCACCATCAACGTGAGCAGCAAGCCCGGACAAGGCTCGACATTCACCATCACCATTCCTCAGGCATGA
- a CDS encoding DUF4369 domain-containing protein, giving the protein MVISLILSSCGDDSQFRITGSIDGLGTRHVYIMYVADGSVNRFMTTAIDGKFVIDGVSSDYTVVEIFSSTKELVGRVLAKNGQTIECSFNPDDYYAMKIKGNKPTEQWGRFLNENSKVLSTGTPAEVNALVKKYVVDNRDNIVSSLLMMTQYDAIDNESQADSLFSLIEPKARPEKLVDDYRRLLIQVNNSALNVKVRPFSLYSYGDSMERYSPSRSSCSLLYFSTVQSGRDTIISTLRKAFDRYPRRRFKLVDVSFTPDTLSWKNVARMDSVGWPQVWAVGGVANSVFDELNIPRLPYFIVADSTGKQLYRGASVSRAVSAVNKRLSH; this is encoded by the coding sequence TTGGTCATATCGCTAATTCTTTCTTCATGCGGTGATGACAGTCAATTTCGCATAACCGGGTCGATTGACGGGCTCGGTACCCGTCATGTCTACATCATGTATGTTGCCGACGGTTCCGTAAACCGATTCATGACAACGGCCATCGACGGTAAGTTTGTTATTGACGGCGTGTCGAGCGACTACACTGTTGTCGAGATATTTTCATCAACCAAGGAGCTTGTGGGGCGCGTATTGGCTAAAAACGGACAGACCATAGAGTGCAGCTTCAACCCCGATGACTACTATGCGATGAAAATAAAGGGCAACAAGCCTACCGAGCAGTGGGGACGCTTCCTTAATGAAAATTCAAAGGTACTGTCGACGGGAACTCCTGCCGAAGTCAACGCATTGGTAAAGAAGTATGTAGTCGACAACAGGGACAACATCGTTTCATCGTTGCTGATGATGACTCAATATGACGCTATCGACAATGAATCGCAGGCCGATTCTCTGTTTTCACTGATAGAGCCTAAGGCGCGTCCCGAAAAGCTTGTCGACGATTATCGCCGACTCCTTATCCAGGTCAACAATTCGGCCCTCAATGTCAAGGTGCGTCCATTCTCGCTCTATTCCTACGGCGACTCGATGGAGCGTTATTCACCTTCGAGGTCGAGCTGCTCGTTGCTCTATTTTTCGACTGTACAGTCGGGCCGTGACACTATAATATCCACTTTGCGCAAGGCATTTGACCGTTATCCCCGCCGCCGGTTCAAGTTGGTCGATGTGTCGTTTACTCCCGATACCTTGTCGTGGAAAAATGTAGCGCGCATGGATTCGGTGGGCTGGCCTCAGGTATGGGCCGTGGGAGGTGTGGCCAATTCTGTGTTTGACGAACTAAACATTCCGCGCCTGCCCTACTTCATCGTCGCCGATTCAACCGGAAAGCAGCTTTATCGCGGAGCTTCGGTGAGCCGTGCGGTGTCGGCGGTCAACAAGCGGTTGAGCCATTAA
- a CDS encoding YifB family Mg chelatase-like AAA ATPase, with product MLVKTYGAAVYGIDAIIVTIEVSVEIGVSFNLVGLPDTAVKESYQRVVAAMRHSGRDFPRRSVLVNMSPADVKKEGAAYDLPIALGILAASEQINGDRLSQYMIMGELSLDGSVLPIRGALPMAIKAREAGFKGMIVPKANVTEAAVVNNLDVYGVDNLTQVIDFFNGLLSVEPTVINTREEFSKGVADFDFDFSEVKGQQLVKRAFEVACAGGHNILLVGAPGSGKSMMAKRLPSIMPPLSLQEALETTKIHSVAGKLKRGSMLMTQRPFRSPHHTISPVALVGGGANPMPGEISLAHNGVLFLDEFPEFSRQVLEVMRQPLEDRHISISRAKYQVDYPAGFMLVASMNPCPCGYYNHPTKVCVCPPGAVQKYLNRISGPLLDRIDIQVEIMPVPFKEMSSDTAGESSASIRARVVKARHIQQLRFKDCKGVHCNAQMNSRLLKTYAALTDECLEILRQSMERFDMSARAYDRILKVARTIADLDSSPSILPSHIREAVGYRSLDRSSWGVTSPLP from the coding sequence ATGCTTGTAAAGACATACGGAGCCGCCGTTTACGGCATTGACGCTATAATCGTCACCATCGAGGTGTCGGTTGAGATAGGCGTGTCATTTAACCTTGTGGGCCTTCCCGATACTGCAGTTAAGGAGAGTTATCAGCGCGTGGTGGCCGCCATGCGTCACAGCGGGCGTGACTTTCCGCGGCGTTCGGTATTGGTGAACATGTCGCCTGCCGACGTGAAGAAAGAGGGTGCAGCCTATGACCTGCCCATTGCATTGGGAATATTGGCCGCCTCGGAGCAGATCAACGGTGACCGTCTGTCGCAATACATGATAATGGGGGAGCTGTCGCTTGACGGCAGCGTGTTGCCTATACGCGGGGCTCTGCCTATGGCCATAAAGGCGCGTGAGGCGGGATTCAAGGGCATGATTGTGCCCAAGGCCAATGTCACGGAGGCAGCCGTGGTCAACAATCTTGATGTGTACGGTGTCGACAATCTCACGCAGGTAATCGATTTTTTCAACGGCCTGCTGTCGGTTGAGCCTACGGTCATAAATACCCGCGAGGAGTTCAGCAAGGGAGTTGCCGACTTTGACTTCGATTTCTCGGAAGTCAAGGGGCAGCAACTTGTAAAGCGGGCATTTGAGGTGGCGTGTGCCGGCGGTCACAACATTCTGCTTGTGGGCGCTCCGGGTTCCGGAAAGTCGATGATGGCCAAGCGGTTGCCGTCGATAATGCCTCCGTTGTCGCTTCAGGAAGCTCTTGAAACCACCAAGATACACTCGGTTGCCGGCAAGCTTAAGCGTGGATCCATGCTTATGACGCAGCGTCCTTTCCGATCGCCTCATCACACAATATCGCCGGTGGCCCTTGTGGGCGGAGGTGCCAATCCCATGCCCGGAGAGATTTCCCTGGCTCATAACGGAGTGCTATTTCTTGACGAATTTCCCGAATTTTCACGACAGGTGCTTGAGGTGATGCGTCAGCCTCTTGAGGACAGGCACATATCGATATCACGCGCCAAGTATCAGGTCGACTATCCGGCGGGTTTCATGCTTGTGGCATCGATGAATCCATGCCCCTGCGGCTACTATAATCATCCCACAAAGGTGTGTGTATGTCCGCCCGGAGCGGTGCAGAAGTACTTGAATCGCATTTCGGGTCCCCTGCTCGACCGTATCGACATTCAGGTGGAGATAATGCCGGTTCCGTTCAAGGAGATGTCGTCGGACACGGCCGGTGAATCGAGTGCTTCGATAAGGGCGCGTGTCGTCAAAGCCCGTCATATTCAGCAGCTTCGTTTCAAGGATTGCAAGGGTGTTCATTGTAACGCACAGATGAACTCACGCCTACTTAAGACCTATGCCGCGCTTACCGATGAGTGCCTTGAGATATTGCGGCAGTCGATGGAACGCTTCGACATGAGTGCCCGCGCCTACGACCGCATCCTCAAGGTTGCACGCACAATCGCCGACCTCGACTCATCGCCCTCTATCCTTCCCTCCCACATCCGCGAGGCCGTCGGCTACCGCAGCCTTGACCGCTCGTCGTGGGGCGTCACCTCGCCGCTCCCGTGA
- a CDS encoding GLPGLI family protein, with the protein MILCAITLLPDIADAKLLHRQLNILQSWVPDSKTLATDNMEFIYDFCYKVDTVGNNFDIRDKMMLQISPEMSKFSSYTNMNVDSLINTMSPDEIAANAEKLANGIPMIILKDYTAGKFTHSEKICLDWFKYEEPAPEFEWELVDSVTTVLGYECKGARCSFRGREWIVYYCVEIPVMDGPWKFHGLPGLIMAAHDANREYAFECISINSHSSRDITVYDVSYNNTTRKKFYDTLHRYDTNPFSYYQTTTGGSVTVTDEAGNPDLTAFDPMELDYDYIERDWREK; encoded by the coding sequence ATGATTTTGTGTGCAATTACATTGCTGCCTGACATAGCCGATGCAAAGTTGCTGCACCGTCAGTTGAATATTCTTCAAAGCTGGGTGCCGGATTCAAAGACACTTGCAACCGACAACATGGAGTTTATCTATGACTTCTGCTATAAGGTCGACACGGTGGGCAACAACTTTGACATCCGCGACAAGATGATGCTTCAGATTTCTCCTGAGATGTCAAAGTTTTCAAGCTACACCAACATGAATGTCGATTCACTCATCAATACGATGTCACCCGATGAGATTGCTGCAAATGCTGAAAAGCTGGCCAACGGCATACCCATGATAATTTTGAAGGATTACACGGCGGGTAAATTCACCCATTCCGAGAAAATATGCCTCGACTGGTTCAAGTATGAGGAGCCTGCTCCGGAGTTTGAATGGGAGCTTGTCGACAGCGTTACCACCGTATTGGGTTATGAGTGCAAGGGTGCCCGATGCTCGTTCCGCGGCCGTGAATGGATAGTGTACTATTGTGTGGAGATACCTGTTATGGACGGGCCATGGAAATTTCACGGGCTTCCCGGACTGATTATGGCCGCCCACGATGCCAACAGGGAGTACGCATTTGAGTGCATAAGCATCAATTCACACTCGTCGCGTGACATAACGGTGTACGATGTTTCCTACAACAACACTACACGCAAGAAATTCTACGACACGCTGCATCGCTATGATACAAATCCTTTCAGCTATTATCAGACGACTACCGGCGGCTCCGTCACCGTGACCGACGAGGCCGGAAATCCCGATCTTACAGCTTTCGATCCCATGGAGCTGGATTACGATTATATAGAACGTGACTGGAGGGAGAAATGA
- a CDS encoding phospholipase A, translated as MNRYCLLLLFAILMFVPSVATGQIVAPSRDAVYDVDSMRREFDNAPYFGLYKDNYFIFGPSIGPKANKSNTNVKFQISVAQRLSKSVLPFNTYLFLFYTQKCFWNVLQKSMPMTDLNFNPGIGLARPLFVKDRFIGKAIFLIEHESNGKAGKMSRSWNKITFGANILIDPTIMVHGKFWIPIVDGENNRDILRYSGIYQMGLSYMPPSKRFGASVVLVKRKGWNLNYNTIIELNYRLFKAENQYFFMQYYNGYGEGLLEYNKFHSQLRVGLVIKPQFFSDY; from the coding sequence ATGAATAGATATTGCCTTCTGCTATTGTTCGCAATCCTGATGTTTGTGCCAAGCGTGGCAACAGGCCAGATAGTAGCACCGTCACGTGATGCCGTTTATGATGTCGACTCGATGCGCCGCGAGTTTGACAATGCTCCATATTTCGGTCTTTACAAGGACAATTACTTCATATTCGGTCCGTCGATAGGCCCAAAAGCCAATAAGTCCAACACCAACGTAAAATTTCAGATATCGGTAGCACAGCGCCTGTCCAAGAGCGTGCTTCCGTTTAACACCTACCTATTTCTCTTCTACACCCAGAAGTGTTTCTGGAACGTATTGCAGAAGTCAATGCCTATGACCGACCTAAATTTCAACCCCGGTATAGGATTGGCGCGCCCGCTCTTTGTAAAAGACCGCTTCATAGGCAAGGCGATATTCCTGATCGAACATGAAAGCAACGGAAAAGCCGGAAAAATGAGCCGTTCATGGAACAAAATCACATTCGGAGCCAACATTCTCATCGACCCCACAATCATGGTTCACGGCAAATTCTGGATTCCTATCGTTGACGGCGAAAACAACCGCGACATATTGAGATACAGCGGAATATATCAGATGGGCTTGAGCTATATGCCTCCGTCGAAACGATTCGGAGCCTCGGTGGTGCTCGTTAAGCGCAAAGGATGGAATCTTAACTACAACACCATAATCGAGCTTAACTACAGGCTCTTCAAGGCCGAAAACCAATACTTCTTCATGCAGTACTACAACGGATACGGCGAAGGATTGCTCGAATACAACAAATTTCACTCACAATTGCGTGTAGGACTTGTGATCAAGCCCCAGTTCTTCAGCGACTATTAA
- a CDS encoding carboxypeptidase-like regulatory domain-containing protein: MKRYITLFLSTLLGIAVMTAAPEIIRGTVTDSESGEPLPGVVVQSINEASKSVSFSSTKADGSFTLNVKSGVSVTFRCMGYETLSMKVTDDFASVKMSPKATQLRDVIIKAPDIYQKGDTLVYNVDKFAKQQDDAIIDVIKRLPGIKVDDDGTIVYNGKPINKFYIDGNDFIGGQYGLATNNLSKDDVKSVEVLENHQPIKALDDIEFSDQAGINLKLKEDARQKWVGVAQGAAGFSPMLYDASLFTMRIASKIQNMFTLKVDNTGWDPSTQIIEHDYEMLFDRSYDANIWSDYISADAVSIPLADKRTRDNLSMLANAITAWRTGDTSMRLKLNYSGDRLDYGSGVTTDYFSSDIPDFVQNKSLCTSIHDVTAQLNSEVNKSGYYLKNKLVADALWRNSDSDVSGSYSLGQRVKRRTLSVVDDLRLVKRNDKRLITVSSRNSVNHNPQELNVTGDEINADQWIHTTDVRSTTEVKYGRFFGRWKLYTSGGVDLNYHRLKSSLTGRELPEEGDGHYNAFVSGIYVTPQLDYDYRSFNLSIWLPVKWRHYSIAGNRDFVDVSPRVWVRKQIGAKSEFSASVAYAMSSPSAEMFVDTPFMLDSRNIYRAVAMERYTNSSSASLTYNYRNPLSAFFANISGSFQLSRAPFMSNQLFMGDFIVSTYSPMACTSRIMSLSGGLSKGIGHGRLVVGIDASTNHVTSATMREGGKVPYKQWFVSVNPYVKGNIVRWLSMAYDMHGQHNSFAVEEEPSSHVNSFNHSLSLTVVPNDYWMFTAGCEHYYTRFAEGNHSNLVLFDASVVWQITGRTRLSLTASNLLDERSYRYMSYGTLSQSEYVYRIRPRNVLASVQVRF; the protein is encoded by the coding sequence ATGAAGCGTTATATCACTCTATTTCTGTCGACGCTATTGGGAATCGCCGTCATGACGGCTGCGCCTGAGATAATCAGGGGCACCGTCACCGACAGCGAAAGCGGAGAGCCGCTGCCCGGTGTTGTCGTGCAGTCGATAAATGAAGCGTCGAAGTCGGTGAGCTTTTCATCGACCAAGGCCGACGGGTCGTTTACGCTGAATGTCAAGAGCGGTGTGAGTGTGACATTTCGCTGCATGGGCTACGAAACGTTGTCGATGAAGGTGACCGACGACTTCGCGTCGGTGAAGATGTCGCCCAAGGCAACGCAGCTCCGCGATGTGATAATAAAGGCCCCCGACATATACCAGAAAGGCGATACGCTGGTCTACAATGTCGACAAGTTTGCCAAGCAGCAGGATGACGCCATAATAGATGTCATAAAGCGTCTGCCTGGAATAAAGGTTGACGACGACGGCACAATCGTGTATAACGGAAAGCCCATCAACAAATTCTACATCGACGGTAACGACTTCATCGGCGGCCAGTACGGGCTTGCGACAAATAATCTGTCGAAGGATGACGTGAAGTCGGTAGAGGTGCTTGAAAACCATCAACCCATAAAGGCCCTCGATGACATAGAGTTTTCCGATCAGGCGGGTATAAACCTCAAGCTAAAGGAGGATGCCAGGCAAAAGTGGGTGGGCGTAGCCCAGGGAGCCGCCGGATTTTCGCCGATGCTATATGACGCATCGCTTTTTACGATGCGCATTGCCTCCAAGATTCAGAATATGTTTACGCTTAAGGTCGACAATACCGGCTGGGACCCGTCGACACAGATAATCGAGCATGATTATGAGATGCTTTTTGACCGGAGTTACGACGCAAATATATGGAGCGACTACATATCGGCCGATGCCGTGAGCATTCCGCTTGCCGACAAGCGCACACGCGACAACCTGTCGATGCTTGCCAATGCCATAACTGCCTGGCGCACTGGCGACACATCGATGAGGCTTAAGCTCAATTATTCGGGCGATCGCCTCGATTACGGCTCGGGAGTGACTACCGATTATTTCAGCAGCGACATACCCGACTTCGTTCAGAACAAGTCGCTGTGCACATCAATCCATGATGTCACGGCGCAGCTCAACTCGGAGGTGAACAAGAGCGGATACTATCTGAAAAACAAGCTTGTGGCCGATGCCTTGTGGCGTAACTCCGACTCTGATGTGTCGGGCTCTTACAGCCTCGGGCAACGGGTGAAGCGTCGCACGCTGTCGGTTGTCGACGACCTTCGGCTTGTAAAGCGCAACGACAAACGGCTCATAACAGTGTCGTCGCGCAACTCGGTGAACCACAATCCGCAGGAGCTGAATGTGACGGGCGATGAGATTAACGCCGACCAATGGATACACACAACCGATGTGCGTAGCACCACCGAGGTGAAGTATGGACGCTTTTTCGGGCGATGGAAACTGTATACCTCGGGAGGTGTCGACTTGAACTACCACCGGCTTAAGTCGTCGCTTACGGGCCGGGAGTTGCCTGAGGAAGGTGACGGACACTATAATGCCTTTGTGTCGGGTATCTATGTCACGCCGCAGCTCGACTACGATTACAGGTCGTTCAACCTGTCGATTTGGCTGCCTGTCAAGTGGCGTCACTACAGTATAGCCGGCAATCGTGACTTTGTAGATGTGTCGCCGCGGGTGTGGGTGCGCAAGCAAATAGGGGCGAAATCGGAGTTTTCGGCTTCGGTGGCCTATGCAATGTCGTCGCCTTCAGCTGAAATGTTTGTCGACACGCCATTCATGCTCGACTCCCGCAATATCTATCGTGCGGTGGCTATGGAGCGTTATACCAACAGTTCGTCGGCCTCGCTAACCTACAACTACCGCAATCCGTTGTCGGCCTTTTTTGCCAACATATCGGGCTCGTTTCAGCTTAGTCGTGCGCCTTTTATGTCCAATCAGCTTTTTATGGGTGATTTTATAGTGTCGACCTACTCGCCTATGGCCTGCACAAGCCGCATCATGTCGCTTTCGGGCGGTCTTAGCAAGGGTATTGGTCACGGACGGCTTGTAGTGGGCATCGATGCCTCGACGAACCATGTCACATCGGCAACAATGCGCGAAGGTGGCAAGGTCCCGTACAAGCAATGGTTTGTGTCGGTGAATCCCTATGTAAAAGGCAACATCGTGCGATGGCTGTCGATGGCCTACGACATGCACGGACAGCACAACAGTTTCGCCGTCGAGGAAGAGCCGTCAAGTCACGTAAATTCGTTCAACCACTCGCTGTCGTTGACGGTGGTGCCTAATGATTACTGGATGTTTACAGCGGGATGTGAGCACTATTACACGCGGTTTGCCGAGGGCAATCACTCCAATCTGGTGCTGTTTGACGCATCGGTTGTGTGGCAGATTACCGGACGGACACGCTTATCGCTCACCGCATCCAATCTGCTTGATGAGCGCAGTTACCGTTACATGAGCTATGGCACATTGTCGCAAAGCGAATATGTCTACCGTATAAGGCCGCGCAACGTGTTGGCTTCGGTTCAGGTAAGATTTTGA
- a CDS encoding transposase yields MGRCYLHDYKGRCIYHITLSKAGEIPVFGHLCGHFPDSVIVRSRLGAVIEKNIRRMGSFDSALRVLQYCIMPDHVHLLIFVTAPLSRHLGAYISMLKVRIHQDYRQISGEALTVFEKDFYDCILRPSRSLDTIYRYIRENPRRMAVRREHPEFFRRVNALRIGDSTYNAYGNFQLLDCPFKEQVIIHRKDSPETRRLNREKWIYTGSNGGVLVSPFISASEKTIRDEAESVGARFIHIVGQPMEERYKPAGREFRLCEEGRLLIISAGLPGPLTRPVCLTMNALANQITEGC; encoded by the coding sequence ATGGGCCGCTGCTATTTACATGATTATAAAGGAAGGTGCATTTATCACATAACCCTCAGTAAAGCCGGGGAAATTCCGGTCTTTGGCCATCTGTGCGGCCATTTCCCTGATTCGGTCATTGTGCGCAGCCGGCTGGGAGCGGTCATAGAGAAAAATATCCGGCGAATGGGCTCCTTCGACAGTGCCTTGCGGGTTCTTCAGTATTGCATAATGCCGGATCATGTCCACCTGCTGATTTTTGTAACCGCCCCTCTCAGCCGTCATCTCGGAGCCTATATAAGCATGCTGAAAGTGCGAATCCATCAGGATTACCGGCAGATTAGCGGAGAGGCGCTGACGGTTTTTGAAAAGGATTTTTATGATTGCATTCTTCGCCCCTCCCGGTCGCTCGACACTATATACCGGTACATTCGCGAAAATCCGCGGAGGATGGCGGTTCGGCGCGAGCATCCCGAATTTTTCAGGCGCGTCAACGCCCTGCGTATCGGCGACAGCACATATAACGCCTACGGTAACTTCCAGCTCCTCGACTGCCCGTTCAAGGAACAGGTAATTATCCACCGCAAAGACTCGCCTGAAACGCGCCGGCTCAACCGTGAGAAGTGGATTTACACCGGCTCCAACGGCGGAGTGCTTGTTTCGCCATTTATCTCGGCATCGGAGAAGACTATCCGTGACGAAGCCGAGAGTGTCGGCGCCCGCTTCATCCACATCGTCGGTCAACCTATGGAAGAGCGATATAAGCCCGCCGGTCGTGAGTTCCGGCTGTGCGAAGAAGGACGCCTCCTCATCATCTCGGCCGGACTTCCCGGTCCGCTGACACGCCCCGTGTGCCTCACCATGAATGCTCTCGCCAACCAAATTACTGAGGGTTGCTAA
- a CDS encoding response regulator transcription factor, with protein sequence MNKRLNILLVDDDLKNAMLLKRFLEAENYGVTYANNGRVGWELYSSEKPDLILLDINMPEMNGFELAALIREHDKRTIIFFLTDRTEKADRLKGFSLKGNDYIPKPFYPEELIAKIEERFNDDTIADERIYQLGNTLFNVSQSSLTYNNETTAISVRQAEILDILAANSNHIVNRDTILESVWGDASYSNSLALNVQITYLRRHITDPLLTIISIKKRGYILQIKPA encoded by the coding sequence ATGAACAAACGACTCAACATATTGCTCGTCGATGACGACCTCAAAAACGCCATGTTGCTGAAGCGGTTTCTTGAAGCCGAAAACTACGGCGTCACCTATGCCAACAACGGCAGGGTAGGATGGGAGCTCTACTCATCGGAGAAACCCGACCTCATTCTGCTCGACATAAACATGCCCGAGATGAACGGTTTTGAGCTGGCCGCGCTGATAAGGGAGCACGACAAGCGCACTATAATATTTTTCCTGACCGACCGCACTGAAAAAGCCGACCGATTGAAAGGATTCAGCCTCAAAGGCAACGACTATATACCCAAGCCATTCTATCCCGAGGAGCTGATTGCCAAAATAGAGGAGCGCTTCAACGACGACACAATCGCCGACGAGCGCATATATCAGCTTGGCAACACCCTCTTCAACGTGTCGCAGTCATCACTCACCTACAACAATGAAACGACGGCCATATCGGTGCGACAGGCCGAAATCCTCGACATACTTGCCGCCAACAGCAACCACATTGTCAACCGCGACACAATACTTGAAAGCGTGTGGGGCGATGCCAGCTACTCCAACTCATTGGCTCTCAACGTTCAGATAACCTATCTGCGCCGACACATCACCGACCCCCTGCTCACCATCATCTCCATTAAAAAACGCGGCTACATCCTGCAGATCAAGCCGGCTTAG
- a CDS encoding DUF2752 domain-containing protein: MAAKSTNRRLFIAIGILVVLVGLCVYFYFDPSDSAFFPKCAFFSMTGYKCPGCGSQRAIHAMLHGDALGAIRYNAMLLPAIPVVVLLFVAEFNRERWPRFYAKVNSRWMIWGCFIMVTAWWIGRNIADC; this comes from the coding sequence GTGGCGGCTAAGTCAACCAACCGGCGCCTTTTTATAGCTATAGGAATCCTTGTGGTTCTTGTTGGATTGTGCGTATATTTCTATTTCGACCCCTCAGACAGTGCGTTTTTCCCTAAATGCGCATTCTTTTCCATGACCGGATATAAGTGTCCCGGATGCGGTTCGCAGAGGGCGATTCACGCGATGCTTCACGGCGATGCTTTGGGAGCCATCCGCTACAATGCCATGCTCCTTCCGGCAATTCCTGTTGTTGTGCTTCTTTTTGTTGCTGAATTCAACCGCGAGCGTTGGCCTCGCTTCTACGCCAAGGTCAATTCCCGATGGATGATATGGGGATGCTTCATCATGGTTACGGCCTGGTGGATAGGCCGCAACATCGCTGATTGTTAA